GGGCCGAGAGCAACGCGCCCAGCACGCGCGCCTGGTTCGCGAGCAGGCACCGCTCGCCCTCGTCGCCGTCCTCGCGGTAGTGGACGACGACGCCGTCGTCGAGCAGGTCCTCGCGCAGCGTCCGGAGCGCCCGCTCGGCGTACCGGCGGGCGCGCTCGTCGTCGGTGTAGGCGTGGTAGGTACACAGCGCCTCGACCGCGAGGGCGTTCGCGCCCGCGAAGACGGTGCCGTCGACCGGCGGGTCGGCCGCGGCCTCGCGGTCGCTCGCGTCGAGGGTGTAGTCCTCCGGGTCGCCGGGGGCCTGACTCGCGGCGAACGCGCCCGCGCCGCGGTCGGCCCGCCACAGCGTCGTCGTCAGGTACTCGATGGTCCGCTCGGCGGGCCCGCGGTACTCCTCGCGGCCCGTGTAGAGGTAGGCGTTCGCGAACGCGCGGACGAGCGCGGCGTTCGAGTCGAGCAGCTTCTCGTGCTGGAGGCCGGCCCAGTCGCGCTCGGTCGCGAAGCGGTAGAAGCCGCCCTCGTACTCGTCGAGGAGGTTGGCGGCGACGGCGTCGAACGACCGCAGCGCCATCTCGCGGTCGCGCTTGAGCGCGAACTCCAGTGCGTCCGGCAGCGGGAACTTCGGCGCCTCGTCCCAGCCGCCGGCGACCTCGTCGTAGCGCTCGGTCAACTGGCCGAGCATCGCCCGTTCGACGTCGGGCGTGAGCTCACCGGACGGGGGGTCGTCGTCCTGCAGGGGCCGGGGGATCCGTCCGGCGTCGGCGCCTTTCGTCTCCCACATCGTCCGGACGCTGTCGAGTACCTGCCGGAGGCCGTCGGGGCCGAGGTAGCCCGCGCCGGTCAGCAGCGAGCCGTCGGGGGCGAGAAAGACCGTCGACGGGAACCCGCCCATGTTGTACCGGTCGCGGACGCGCGGGCGGCGGTCGACGTCGACCCGGACGGGGACGAAGCCGTCGTTGACGTTCGCCGCGATGGTCGGGACGGCGTAGGTCTCCCGATCCATCTCGTGGCAGCCCTCGC
The Salinilacihabitans rarus DNA segment above includes these coding regions:
- a CDS encoding DUF255 domain-containing protein encodes the protein MEDVTRVEWREWGEDAFAAAAEADVPVLLSLTASWCEGCHEMDRETYAVPTIAANVNDGFVPVRVDVDRRPRVRDRYNMGGFPSTVFLAPDGSLLTGAGYLGPDGLRQVLDSVRTMWETKGADAGRIPRPLQDDDPPSGELTPDVERAMLGQLTERYDEVAGGWDEAPKFPLPDALEFALKRDREMALRSFDAVAANLLDEYEGGFYRFATERDWAGLQHEKLLDSNAALVRAFANAYLYTGREEYRGPAERTIEYLTTTLWRADRGAGAFAASQAPGDPEDYTLDASDREAAADPPVDGTVFAGANALAVEALCTYHAYTDDERARRYAERALRTLREDLLDDGVVVHYREDGDEGERCLLANQARVLGALLSARSVLGAETTAEAVAVADATIDRLRDGDSFVDAAATGAGLLSRPLRPLDDNVALADALLDLSVHAGETRYREVARETLEDFAGASDRFGVQVARYASVAARLLEEPLVVRVGTDAGADLHRAALRVADHEKVVVPEADGVSAGTVVVERGDRTADPAETPAAVGERVRSLLE